From one Anaerococcus prevotii DSM 20548 genomic stretch:
- a CDS encoding sugar O-acetyltransferase, producing the protein MTEKEKMLKGLLYDANYNKELLADRLKAKDLCFKYNTTLPSDEESLRKIIGELKIKTKGNFFLTPPFYCDYGYNISVGENFYANHNLIILDGNRVSFGDNVFIAPSCTFSTAGHPLDKERRNKGLEYAHPITVGDDVWFGANVTVLPGVKIGSNVVIGAGSLVNKDISDNSLAFGNPCKVVRKITEKDIENLWEYKENHDLEE; encoded by the coding sequence ATGACAGAAAAAGAAAAGATGCTAAAAGGCTTACTCTATGATGCAAATTATAACAAAGAGCTCTTGGCTGATAGATTAAAGGCCAAGGACCTTTGCTTTAAATACAATACGACTCTTCCCTCAGATGAGGAAAGCTTAAGAAAAATCATCGGTGAACTTAAGATTAAAACTAAGGGAAATTTCTTCCTTACCCCTCCCTTTTATTGTGACTATGGCTACAATATATCTGTGGGAGAGAATTTCTATGCCAATCATAATCTCATTATACTTGACGGAAACAGAGTAAGTTTTGGCGATAATGTATTTATCGCTCCTTCCTGCACCTTTTCTACAGCAGGCCATCCTCTCGACAAGGAAAGAAGAAATAAAGGCCTCGAATACGCCCACCCTATCACAGTAGGCGATGATGTGTGGTTTGGGGCAAATGTCACAGTCCTTCCTGGAGTTAAGATTGGTTCCAATGTAGTTATAGGAGCAGGAAGCCTTGTAAATAAAGACATCTCAGATAACTCTCTAGCCTTTGGCAATCCTTGCAAAGTAGTTAGGAAAATTACAGAGAAAGACATTGAGAATCTCTGGGAATATAAGGAAAATCATGATTTGGAAGAATAA
- a CDS encoding ArsR/SmtB family transcription factor, which produces MKENPNKFKLIKKPLLINEAGLVIYYYTNWLAASNKNQYSFDASCPGFSFSKDWLLMSIEDVFGFEKAYVDFVKKVKAESFPYLEDFFTEENKDILNLFYIFTENDENYLPFFAGIFQNLNIFDLEDLTYECFKEVYDFRFLRYMGIEISDENHKDLKSLIDSKKKILKRDFPYLLSKLPYKDELSMDLVRSFTNTRSIYDRLLPLLDKLCEIIKENIPLIKSDLNKHLDHLAEDDFKLIRDLSDQVGINPLLKKIESPLNVYSLIMAPNMEMIQYMSEDMDFAFIKFGIFADKEKKNVGKLKLLSQYLKVLGDPTRIDILDLLMEKSYYSKELSDKLFITPATLSYHLSQLHVCGFVGAYIEGRRTYYYLRKPGFKKIIDDLNDFCKNIREENHESKE; this is translated from the coding sequence ATGAAAGAAAATCCAAACAAATTTAAGCTAATAAAAAAACCCCTTCTGATAAATGAAGCAGGGCTTGTGATCTATTATTATACAAATTGGCTAGCCGCCTCAAACAAAAACCAATACAGCTTTGACGCTTCCTGTCCCGGCTTTTCTTTTTCAAAAGATTGGCTTCTAATGTCTATCGAGGATGTCTTTGGTTTCGAGAAGGCTTATGTCGATTTTGTAAAGAAGGTTAAGGCTGAGTCTTTTCCCTACTTGGAAGACTTCTTCACCGAAGAAAATAAAGATATACTAAATCTTTTTTATATTTTTACCGAAAATGACGAAAATTATCTGCCCTTTTTTGCAGGGATCTTCCAAAATCTCAATATTTTTGACCTGGAAGATTTGACTTATGAATGTTTTAAGGAAGTCTATGACTTTCGCTTCCTAAGATATATGGGAATTGAAATAAGTGATGAAAATCATAAGGATCTAAAGAGTCTAATCGATTCTAAAAAGAAGATTCTTAAAAGAGATTTCCCATATCTTTTGTCTAAGCTTCCATATAAGGATGAGCTTTCTATGGATCTTGTGAGATCTTTTACCAATACTAGGTCCATCTACGATAGGCTCCTTCCTCTGCTTGATAAGCTTTGCGAGATAATAAAGGAAAATATCCCCTTAATTAAGAGTGATCTTAATAAGCATTTGGACCATCTAGCAGAAGATGACTTCAAGCTTATAAGAGATCTCAGTGATCAAGTGGGTATAAATCCTCTTCTAAAAAAAATAGAATCTCCCCTTAATGTTTATAGTCTTATCATGGCTCCTAATATGGAAATGATTCAATATATGTCAGAAGATATGGACTTTGCCTTTATAAAGTTTGGTATATTTGCAGATAAGGAGAAAAAGAATGTAGGGAAGTTAAAACTCTTAAGCCAGTACCTTAAGGTTTTGGGAGATCCTACTAGGATTGACATCTTGGATTTGCTTATGGAAAAGTCCTACTATTCTAAGGAGCTTTCCGACAAGCTTTTCATTACTCCTGCCACCCTCTCCTACCATCTAAGTCAACTCCATGTTTGTGGCTTTGTAGGTGCTTACATCGAAGGCAGGAGGACTTATTACTATTTGAGAAAGCCTGGCTTTAAGAAAATTATAGATGACCTTAATGATTTTTGTAAAAATATAAGGGAGGAAAATCATGAAAGTAAGGAATGA
- a CDS encoding ABC transporter ATP-binding protein, with amino-acid sequence MKVRNENLRENLAQNLDSEEKIKAYLRANNLSNFKLLRIAYSPFRDNLKIKLSLLIYPFVNGLIPILQAFIMYFLVGLISKGTDLRTMILVITAYSLIIFAFSLISKQIERRTFPTYMDTRLNFFVRAAGSIMKMDYGLGENSLFMGEFTRGFEPFSNNSQGLEGIYHDMYPLLSSMVSFVVISVIMAKLNPLICIFALISILIQLLIRNYTDKYRHEHTGELNKVRRKTASFYSEASDFRFAKDIRIFSFKERFIEGFKPLVADVVRISRVFIKPEIFLSPILAIALVGIEAICFYFLTGKIITHEISLKDLTLMITSVAILSRVSLALVTNLAQTRANLMYVGDGFDMIRDDLESTCGNKKITGSMAIEFKNVSFSYPLSSKKVLDDLSFTIKEREKVAIVGVNGAGKSTIVSLILGLYKPTQGEILINGINANELDLKERFKAFATVLQNVEPLSVSIAENVAGTCKNIDREKVIEAINKAGLSYKLDQLPKGIDTQMTRNIYEDGTLFSGGENQKLAIARAIYRTDAKALIMDEPTAALDALAEEKIYKDLENISQGKTLIFISHRLASTRFCDKIMLLDGGKIREMGSHEELLAKNGLYKEMYESQRKYYKEEDNEK; translated from the coding sequence ATGAAAGTAAGGAATGAAAATCTGAGAGAAAATCTCGCCCAAAATCTCGATTCAGAAGAGAAGATAAAAGCCTATTTGAGGGCAAATAACTTATCTAATTTCAAGCTTTTACGTATTGCCTATAGCCCCTTTAGGGATAATTTAAAGATAAAACTTTCCTTGTTGATTTATCCCTTTGTAAATGGACTGATACCTATCTTACAAGCCTTTATCATGTACTTTTTGGTAGGGCTTATAAGTAAGGGGACGGACCTTAGGACTATGATCCTTGTAATCACAGCCTATAGCCTTATAATTTTCGCCTTTTCCTTGATTTCTAAGCAAATCGAACGTAGAACTTTTCCGACCTATATGGATACTAGGCTTAATTTCTTTGTAAGGGCTGCAGGAAGTATTATGAAGATGGATTATGGTCTTGGGGAAAATTCCCTCTTTATGGGAGAATTTACCAGGGGCTTTGAGCCATTTTCAAATAATAGCCAAGGGCTTGAGGGAATCTATCATGATATGTATCCACTCCTTTCAAGTATGGTTTCTTTTGTGGTAATTTCAGTAATTATGGCAAAGCTTAATCCCCTAATCTGTATTTTCGCCCTAATTTCCATCCTAATCCAACTTTTAATTAGAAATTATACTGATAAATACAGGCACGAGCATACAGGAGAGCTTAACAAGGTAAGAAGAAAAACTGCTTCCTTTTATAGCGAGGCAAGCGATTTTCGTTTTGCCAAGGATATTAGGATTTTCTCCTTCAAGGAAAGATTTATTGAAGGCTTTAAGCCCCTAGTAGCTGATGTAGTAAGAATCTCTAGAGTTTTCATCAAGCCTGAGATATTCTTATCTCCTATCCTTGCCATAGCCCTTGTTGGGATAGAGGCTATTTGTTTTTATTTCTTGACAGGAAAAATCATAACTCATGAGATAAGTCTAAAGGACCTTACCCTAATGATTACTTCTGTTGCAATCTTAAGCAGAGTCTCCCTTGCCCTTGTAACAAACCTTGCCCAAACTAGGGCCAATCTCATGTATGTAGGAGACGGCTTTGATATGATAAGAGATGACCTAGAATCAACTTGTGGAAATAAGAAGATTACAGGCTCTATGGCAATAGAATTTAAAAATGTGTCCTTTTCTTACCCTCTTTCTAGTAAAAAGGTCCTAGATGATCTCTCCTTTACTATAAAAGAAAGAGAGAAAGTCGCCATAGTTGGGGTAAATGGAGCTGGCAAATCTACCATAGTTTCCTTAATCCTAGGTCTATATAAGCCGACTCAAGGGGAGATTTTAATAAATGGAATAAATGCCAATGAGCTTGACCTTAAGGAAAGATTTAAGGCCTTTGCTACAGTCCTTCAAAATGTAGAGCCTCTTTCTGTATCTATAGCAGAAAATGTGGCAGGGACTTGTAAGAATATCGATAGGGAAAAAGTAATAGAAGCAATAAATAAGGCGGGCCTTTCCTACAAGCTCGACCAGCTTCCTAAGGGGATAGATACACAAATGACTAGAAATATCTACGAGGATGGAACGCTTTTTTCTGGAGGAGAAAACCAAAAGCTTGCCATAGCTCGTGCTATTTATAGGACAGATGCCAAAGCTCTTATCATGGATGAGCCAACAGCTGCCCTTGACGCCTTGGCTGAGGAGAAGATTTATAAGGATCTAGAAAATATAAGTCAAGGAAAGACTCTGATTTTTATCTCCCACAGGCTAGCTTCAACCAGGTTTTGCGATAAAATCATGCTTCTTGATGGCGGAAAGATAAGAGAGATGGGAAGTCACGAGGAGCTCTTAGCTAAAAACGGTCTCTATAAAGAAATGTACGAATCCCAAAGAAAATACTATAAGGAGGAAGATAATGAAAAATAA
- a CDS encoding ABC transporter ATP-binding protein encodes MKNKLKALWLFAKIIGRNDPFYLIIILLNALINSAKSLVDIFVPMIFINQITNPKPIPDFIRLVSFIVIGKVLLEIIARISSREEFVRRQGINDYLTFELAKKAMDLSYENIENPHTLDLKEKANAAINMGSIHNLLWCLREIITSLSTMLATAIIIVNFSPYLVAFSIGISLLIIVASIKESAYIRKFDLEIVDVNRRFSYYFSLMGGPSFQKEIRAYDLGDLINSKVTGYLRKMLNEFNKRYAYEANIGAIKVFLETILRFISYTYVAMRTLSASYGPQITFGEFSLIISANENFMKAFQDMFTETGDFILSLTNLIPLYDFINLEGSSERKNKKAGDFESLEFRNVSFTYPGSDRQILYDISFKIERGEKISIVGVNNAGKTSLVKLIGRFYEIDKGEILYNGENIKDIDKKSLYKKVSAVFQDFSIMPFTIKENIIGNKAYKKEKIDEILKELGLDRKIADLEYGLDTYMNKEIYEKATDLSLGQKQKLAIARCLYQDPDLIILDEPTASLDPLAEAKIYEEFNEMTKGKTVIFISHRMSSSRFTDKILLLDEGKIAAYDTHENLMQYDNTYSRLFKSQAKYYK; translated from the coding sequence ATGAAAAATAAGTTAAAAGCCTTGTGGCTATTTGCCAAAATTATAGGAAGAAATGACCCCTTCTATCTAATAATTATCCTCCTCAATGCCCTAATCAATTCGGCTAAGAGCCTAGTAGATATCTTTGTGCCAATGATTTTCATCAATCAAATCACAAATCCCAAACCTATCCCTGATTTTATAAGACTTGTAAGTTTTATAGTTATAGGAAAAGTCCTCCTAGAAATAATAGCTAGGATATCTAGCAGGGAAGAATTTGTAAGGCGTCAGGGGATAAACGACTATCTAACCTTCGAGCTCGCCAAAAAAGCCATGGACTTATCCTACGAAAATATTGAAAATCCTCACACCTTAGACCTTAAAGAAAAGGCCAATGCTGCCATCAATATGGGATCAATACATAATCTCTTGTGGTGTTTAAGAGAAATAATAACGAGCCTATCAACAATGCTTGCTACAGCTATCATCATAGTAAATTTCTCCCCTTACCTAGTGGCTTTTTCCATAGGAATTTCTTTACTGATAATTGTAGCGAGCATCAAAGAATCCGCTTATATTAGAAAATTTGACTTGGAAATAGTGGATGTAAATAGGAGATTCTCCTACTATTTCTCTCTTATGGGTGGACCTAGTTTTCAAAAGGAAATAAGAGCCTATGACCTAGGAGACTTGATAAACTCAAAGGTCACCGGCTACCTTAGAAAGATGCTCAATGAATTTAACAAGAGATATGCCTACGAGGCCAACATTGGGGCTATCAAAGTTTTCTTAGAAACTATTCTAAGATTTATATCCTACACCTATGTGGCTATGAGGACTCTGTCAGCATCCTATGGCCCACAGATTACCTTCGGCGAGTTTTCCCTAATAATTTCTGCCAACGAAAACTTTATGAAGGCCTTCCAGGACATGTTTACTGAAACAGGCGACTTTATCCTAAGTCTAACCAACCTCATCCCCCTCTATGATTTCATAAATCTAGAAGGCTCTAGTGAAAGAAAGAATAAAAAGGCAGGGGACTTCGAAAGCCTTGAGTTTAGAAATGTAAGCTTTACCTATCCAGGAAGTGACAGGCAAATCCTCTATGACATTTCCTTTAAGATAGAAAGGGGCGAGAAAATATCCATAGTTGGAGTAAATAACGCTGGAAAGACAAGCCTTGTAAAATTAATAGGAAGATTTTATGAAATAGATAAGGGAGAGATTCTCTACAATGGAGAAAATATCAAAGATATCGATAAGAAATCTCTCTATAAAAAAGTGTCTGCTGTTTTCCAAGATTTTTCCATAATGCCTTTTACAATCAAGGAAAATATAATAGGAAATAAGGCCTATAAGAAGGAAAAAATAGATGAGATTCTAAAAGAGCTAGGTCTTGATAGAAAGATAGCTGATTTAGAATATGGACTCGACACCTATATGAACAAGGAAATTTACGAAAAAGCGACCGACCTATCCCTAGGTCAAAAGCAAAAGCTTGCCATAGCTAGATGCCTTTACCAAGATCCCGACCTAATCATATTAGATGAGCCGACAGCAAGTCTCGATCCCCTAGCAGAAGCTAAAATCTACGAAGAGTTTAACGAGATGACTAAAGGTAAAACTGTAATATTCATATCTCATAGGATGAGTTCATCAAGATTTACCGACAAAATCCTCCTCCTAGACGAAGGAAAAATAGCAGCCTACGATACCCACGAAAATCTAATGCAATACGACAACACCTACTCCAGACTATTTAAGTCCCAGGCTAAATACTATAAGTAA
- a CDS encoding response regulator transcription factor: MKIILLDDHKIFGQSLKILLEEEETIEVCDYISNIDDFLVRIDQDKYDILLIDINLKEEITGLDLIRNILSQNPKEKIIVLTSYDLANYKDIAFGLGVKDFINKSIERDDLIRMIKNVYQGKSKESTKSIKDPLTNRELEVLEELIKGSRKKDIAQKLYISERTLYNHIANIYEKLGAKNIVEAYNKAMELGYIYPFM, from the coding sequence ATGAAAATAATATTACTAGACGATCATAAAATATTTGGCCAGTCTCTTAAGATTCTTTTAGAAGAGGAAGAAACTATAGAAGTATGCGATTATATTTCTAATATAGATGATTTCTTAGTAAGAATCGACCAAGATAAGTATGATATTTTGCTAATAGATATCAATCTAAAAGAAGAAATTACAGGCCTTGACCTAATTAGGAATATCTTGTCCCAAAATCCTAAAGAAAAGATAATAGTTCTGACCTCCTATGACCTTGCAAACTACAAGGATATTGCCTTTGGCCTAGGAGTTAAAGATTTTATCAACAAGTCTATAGAAAGAGACGACTTAATAAGAATGATAAAAAATGTCTACCAAGGGAAGTCAAAAGAAAGCACAAAGTCAATAAAAGATCCCCTAACAAATAGGGAACTAGAAGTCCTAGAAGAGCTAATCAAGGGGAGTAGGAAAAAGGACATAGCTCAAAAACTCTACATAAGCGAGAGAACCCTCTACAACCATATAGCAAATATCTATGAAAAACTAGGAGCCAAAAACATAGTAGAAGCCTACAACAAGGCCATGGAGCTTGGCTATATTTATCCTTTCATGTAA
- a CDS encoding sensor histidine kinase: MIKRLEKIALGHIFLLIFWGILFKNKLMIDDLAIINYFSISLFFILYGLIYTEISNDDIQERHSNLAIISSLLPLSLILCKGINHRIILALISVSSTLLFIKKYMDTDLARKINILPISRASAQRLTGGFIVFFFIVIYLFDIDTIVINLFMQIVFLLIEFFFIVFLREKENIYEKNYKIHYLSHYLAEERDEFARTIHDDIIQDIFASRNYLSLKNPDIGYARDILSDLEGKLRNIMKFYQSSLFEKANLDLTLSAVFSNISSLYKDKDIKITKTIESDLLEDPENTRLISIISKELINNIYKHSQASYINYKLYTKEDSLVMEIESDGVGTGDFASIKNSKRGVFLVKLLLEANSGAITYKINKDILTTEVVLEIRENENNITRRS, translated from the coding sequence ATGATAAAGAGATTAGAAAAAATTGCCTTAGGCCATATATTCCTCCTCATATTTTGGGGAATACTTTTTAAAAATAAACTAATGATTGATGACTTAGCTATCATAAATTATTTTTCTATTAGTCTGTTTTTTATCCTATATGGCCTAATATATACGGAGATTTCAAATGATGATATCCAAGAAAGACATTCAAACCTAGCTATAATATCATCCCTACTCCCCCTATCACTTATCTTATGCAAGGGCATAAATCACAGAATTATCTTGGCCTTAATCAGCGTAAGTTCGACCTTGCTATTTATTAAAAAATATATGGATACAGACCTTGCGAGAAAAATAAATATATTGCCAATATCAAGGGCTTCAGCCCAAAGGCTTACTGGTGGATTTATTGTGTTTTTCTTTATAGTCATATACCTATTTGATATAGACACCATAGTAATTAACTTGTTTATGCAAATTGTATTTTTGCTAATAGAGTTTTTCTTTATAGTCTTCCTAAGGGAGAAGGAGAATATCTACGAGAAAAACTACAAGATCCACTATCTTTCCCACTATCTTGCAGAAGAAAGGGATGAATTTGCAAGGACTATCCACGATGACATCATCCAGGATATCTTTGCTAGTAGGAACTATCTTTCCTTAAAGAATCCTGACATAGGATACGCTCGAGATATCCTATCTGACCTTGAAGGAAAGCTTAGAAATATTATGAAATTCTACCAGTCTTCGCTTTTTGAAAAGGCCAACCTAGACCTCACCCTATCGGCGGTTTTTTCTAATATATCCTCCCTATACAAGGATAAGGATATAAAAATTACAAAAACGATAGAAAGTGATTTGCTAGAGGATCCAGAAAATACAAGGCTAATTTCTATCATATCAAAGGAATTGATTAATAATATATACAAACATTCTCAGGCAAGTTATATTAATTACAAGCTTTATACTAAGGAGGATTCTTTAGTCATGGAAATAGAAAGCGACGGAGTAGGTACTGGGGACTTTGCCTCTATTAAGAATTCCAAAAGAGGAGTTTTCTTAGTCAAACTCTTGCTAGAGGCAAATTCGGGAGCCATTACTTACAAGATAAATAAAGATATACTCACTACTGAAGTGGTTTTGGAGATAAGGGAAAATGAAAATAATATTACTAGACGATCATAA
- a CDS encoding ABC transporter ATP-binding protein yields MKVIEVKNMSKNFENKRLFNNFSLEIEANTVHALVGPNGSGKTSLLRILTGLYEKDGGEVNVRGTHAILLENDYLYEDKTGLENIKLYGLYFGYEAKSYEKYSDLLDITKDLDRKVATYSKGMKRKLSLLIIVMMNRDIIYLDEVTSGVDPISRVEIRKLIKLLEEEAKTIVITSHDLAEIEKIADKVSMIKSGDLLFTKDMADIREESLEDLFIEEGRK; encoded by the coding sequence ATGAAGGTTATCGAAGTTAAAAATATGAGCAAGAATTTTGAAAACAAAAGGCTCTTCAATAATTTTTCCCTAGAAATTGAAGCCAACACGGTTCATGCCCTAGTCGGTCCAAATGGGTCTGGCAAGACAAGCCTACTTAGGATACTGACAGGTCTTTATGAAAAAGATGGTGGAGAGGTAAATGTTAGGGGAACTCATGCAATCTTACTAGAAAATGACTATTTGTACGAGGATAAGACGGGACTTGAAAATATTAAATTATATGGCTTGTATTTTGGCTATGAGGCAAAGTCTTATGAAAAATATTCTGACTTGCTAGATATTACTAAGGATCTGGATAGGAAGGTTGCTACATATTCCAAGGGCATGAAGAGGAAACTATCTCTACTAATCATTGTGATGATGAATAGGGACATAATCTATCTAGATGAGGTGACAAGTGGAGTAGATCCAATATCGAGAGTCGAGATTAGAAAGCTTATAAAATTATTAGAGGAAGAAGCTAAGACTATAGTTATTACCAGCCACGACCTTGCTGAGATTGAAAAGATTGCTGATAAGGTTTCAATGATAAAATCAGGAGACCTACTTTTTACAAAGGATATGGCAGACATAAGAGAAGAAAGCTTAGAAGATTTATTTATAGAGGAGGGCAGGAAATGA